Proteins found in one Maridesulfovibrio sp. genomic segment:
- the modA gene encoding molybdate ABC transporter substrate-binding protein, translating to MRSWRIAMAVKLCLVLAVLLVLPGCSEKKPEQKKELLVYCGITMIKPMTEIAKVIEREYGCKVLITKGGSGNLLRSIKSNMLGDLYLPGSSSYIQTCFEEGLVTDTAHVGFNKAAMMVKKGNPKGIPDSLDSLTDSNLLVAIGNPESGSIGRETKKILDRKGIFSKVASNVDKVTTDSKDLIRLLKDDEADLVINWYATSTWPENRDSVTVLSIPEEYAGKKKLVLGLLRFSRYPDIAKSLMKYASGEEGRAIFNKYGLYDVK from the coding sequence ATGAGGAGCTGGCGTATTGCTATGGCTGTGAAATTATGTCTGGTTTTGGCAGTCTTACTTGTTTTGCCCGGATGCAGTGAAAAGAAACCCGAACAGAAAAAAGAGTTGTTGGTATATTGCGGCATCACCATGATTAAACCGATGACTGAGATAGCGAAAGTCATTGAGCGGGAATACGGATGCAAAGTTCTCATTACCAAAGGCGGTTCCGGTAATCTTTTACGCTCCATTAAATCTAATATGCTGGGCGATCTTTATCTGCCCGGCTCCAGTTCTTACATACAAACCTGTTTTGAAGAGGGATTGGTTACGGATACCGCCCATGTGGGATTCAATAAAGCTGCGATGATGGTGAAAAAAGGAAATCCTAAAGGAATCCCCGATTCTTTGGACAGCCTTACAGACAGCAATTTACTGGTGGCTATCGGCAACCCTGAAAGTGGAAGTATAGGCCGGGAAACTAAGAAAATTCTGGACAGGAAAGGCATTTTTTCCAAGGTCGCAAGTAATGTGGATAAGGTTACAACTGATTCAAAGGATCTCATTCGTTTACTTAAGGATGATGAAGCTGATCTGGTGATTAACTGGTATGCTACGTCGACATGGCCAGAGAACAGGGACAGCGTAACCGTTTTGTCTATTCCTGAAGAATATGCAGGTAAAAAGAAGCTTGTGCTCGGCCTGCTAAGGTTTTCCCGCTATCCTGATATCGCTAAATCATTGATGAAATATGCATCAGGAGAAGAGGGTAGGGCTATTTTTAATAAATACGGATTATATGATGTTAAGTAA
- a CDS encoding ATP-binding protein produces MLSKKIPGLFKEQVTAKVLFLCMIFFLVFFVNFVVDRVQLSTFARYDREIRNQQARSDLGKAIMHRLLMIELGVERMVNYNDLRKVDLSIGDINHSLDKLGNILNVLQHGGSFTNIFPANFYDVDEVYEQIDFHRDEGAGYVMEAIDLNPKIFELEEAINSVVYMMRDLLGRENVPTLGKIHSILNYRILQIDALILRARESTGKIFNETEVEINRLKRLRDESSDRLEKIKIGVLIFSVTACLYIFFRIIFNIVSILEDRENKARNLEEAKLTIETILDSIPVGMAIINKRREVVRINPAALNMFGVQSEEMVLGQRCTDVFCISVSEECPFADGIEDTYMNEVRLQTADGREITVVKNATYVTLSGERVILEAFMDISDRIEMEKRLQEQQEYNSAVLQSVQAGVVVISAETHTIVDMNEAAARLIGVNRVEAIGAVCHKYICPAEVGKCPVTDLEQDIDHAVRRLSNGKLVLKSVVPFKRGQETLLLENFVDITDRIEAEEQLKNALEVADSANKAKSELLSRMSHELRTPLNAIAGFSDLLQTAEEPLADKLRSHTEHIEAAGRHLTQVINEILDFSMIESGDFTISPEAVSAYELINDAIKFVANDAAESGITISVDEKIASLPIVMVDRTRFKQVLINLFSNGIKYNHKGGSLDITGASLGNMVLFTISDTGIGIPEDRQGDLFKPFSRFADADSDIEVAGIGLVISRQLIELMGGSIKFTSQVGQGTTFTISVPGSIECVGDEDEHEILPSILYIDDVRKNIENLRNVIAVWGGGDLIVRKSVAKGMRALPLLKPDAVLISRELAYDSLAQIIEDMRFLKEDNWVPIIAVVGYGEPMGADCVVPAPVTLEGLQYVLTQSKGEPND; encoded by the coding sequence ATGTTAAGTAAGAAGATACCGGGACTTTTTAAGGAACAGGTAACCGCTAAGGTGCTTTTTCTATGTATGATTTTTTTTCTGGTTTTTTTCGTAAATTTTGTCGTCGACCGGGTTCAACTCAGTACTTTTGCGCGATATGATCGGGAAATTCGTAACCAGCAGGCTCGTTCCGACCTCGGGAAAGCCATCATGCATCGACTGCTGATGATTGAGCTTGGTGTGGAACGTATGGTGAATTACAATGATTTACGTAAAGTGGATTTGTCCATAGGTGACATAAACCATAGTCTGGATAAGCTGGGTAATATTCTGAATGTGTTGCAGCATGGCGGATCTTTCACGAATATTTTTCCGGCTAATTTTTATGATGTCGACGAAGTTTATGAGCAGATAGATTTCCACAGGGACGAAGGGGCCGGCTATGTGATGGAAGCCATTGATCTGAACCCCAAAATCTTTGAACTTGAAGAGGCTATAAACAGTGTCGTGTACATGATGCGGGATCTGCTTGGCAGAGAAAATGTGCCTACCCTCGGAAAGATTCATTCCATACTGAACTATCGTATCCTGCAGATAGATGCTTTAATTCTCAGGGCAAGGGAATCCACCGGTAAGATCTTCAATGAGACAGAGGTTGAAATTAACCGCCTTAAAAGGCTTAGAGATGAATCTTCCGATAGGTTGGAGAAGATAAAAATCGGTGTTTTAATTTTTAGTGTTACGGCTTGCCTCTACATTTTTTTTCGCATTATTTTTAATATTGTATCAATTCTGGAGGATCGAGAAAACAAGGCCCGTAATCTTGAGGAAGCTAAACTGACCATTGAAACCATTCTCGATTCTATCCCCGTGGGTATGGCTATTATAAATAAGCGCAGGGAGGTTGTCAGGATCAATCCGGCGGCTTTGAATATGTTTGGTGTGCAGTCGGAAGAGATGGTTCTTGGGCAGCGTTGTACCGATGTTTTTTGTATATCCGTATCAGAAGAGTGTCCGTTCGCGGATGGTATCGAAGATACTTATATGAATGAAGTTCGTCTTCAGACTGCCGATGGCCGCGAGATTACTGTCGTGAAAAACGCCACTTACGTCACTTTGTCCGGTGAGCGGGTTATTCTTGAAGCTTTTATGGATATCAGTGACCGCATTGAAATGGAAAAACGTCTTCAGGAGCAGCAGGAATATAACAGCGCGGTATTGCAGAGCGTGCAGGCCGGGGTAGTGGTTATTTCCGCTGAAACCCATACCATAGTGGATATGAATGAAGCAGCGGCCAGGCTTATCGGTGTAAATCGCGTTGAAGCCATCGGAGCGGTCTGCCATAAATATATCTGCCCAGCAGAAGTGGGGAAATGCCCGGTTACTGATCTGGAGCAGGATATTGATCATGCGGTGCGCAGGTTGTCTAATGGTAAATTGGTTTTGAAAAGCGTTGTTCCGTTCAAAAGAGGTCAGGAGACCCTTTTGCTGGAGAATTTTGTAGATATCACCGATCGCATCGAGGCAGAGGAACAGCTCAAGAATGCTCTTGAAGTTGCTGACTCTGCCAATAAGGCCAAATCCGAACTCCTTTCACGCATGAGTCATGAATTGCGTACCCCGCTAAATGCCATTGCCGGATTTTCCGATCTCCTGCAGACTGCGGAGGAACCCCTTGCAGATAAGCTGAGGTCCCATACTGAGCACATCGAAGCTGCGGGACGGCACTTGACGCAGGTGATTAACGAAATTCTTGATTTCTCAATGATTGAATCCGGAGATTTTACCATCAGTCCGGAAGCGGTCAGTGCTTATGAATTAATAAATGATGCAATCAAATTTGTCGCTAATGATGCTGCCGAAAGCGGGATTACGATCAGCGTTGATGAAAAAATCGCGTCATTGCCCATCGTGATGGTGGACAGGACCAGATTTAAGCAGGTCCTAATCAACCTGTTTTCAAATGGAATAAAGTATAATCATAAGGGCGGAAGTCTTGATATCACCGGGGCGTCCCTTGGAAATATGGTCCTGTTTACTATTTCTGATACCGGAATAGGGATTCCGGAGGACAGGCAAGGGGATTTATTCAAGCCTTTCAGCCGTTTTGCTGACGCTGATTCCGACATTGAGGTAGCCGGAATAGGGCTGGTGATTTCCCGGCAGTTAATTGAGCTTATGGGCGGGAGCATAAAGTTTACCAGTCAGGTCGGCCAGGGGACAACGTTTACTATTTCTGTGCCCGGCAGCATTGAATGTGTCGGAGATGAAGATGAACACGAGATATTGCCCTCGATTTTGTATATTGATGATGTACGTAAAAATATTGAAAATTTGCGGAATGTTATCGCCGTATGGGGCGGCGGTGACTTGATCGTACGCAAGTCCGTGGCAAAGGGAATGAGAGCTTTACCGTTGCTTAAGCCTGACGCTGTGCTCATAAGCAGAGAACTCGCATATGATTCCCTTGCACAAATAATCGAAGATATGCGTTTTTTGAAAGAGGATAACTGGGTGCCGATTATTGCGGTGGTCGGTTATGGTGAGCCCATGGGCGCTGATTGCGTGGTCCCCGCGCCTGTGACTTTGGAAGGACTGCAATACGTTCTGACGCAAAGCAAGGGTGAGCCGAATGATTGA